A stretch of Acipenser ruthenus chromosome 1, fAciRut3.2 maternal haplotype, whole genome shotgun sequence DNA encodes these proteins:
- the LOC117404142 gene encoding probable global transcription activator SNF2L2 isoform X4 — translation MKTAFPQLSFFTDQLMKRLAARCFAGLLILSPLTVISDSRPADCSKAVEDGNLEEMEEEIRLKKRKRRRHVDKDPGKEEGEKLKKRRGRPPAEKLSPNPPKLTKQMNAIVDTVINYKDGANRQLSDVFYQLPSRKELPEYYELIRKPVDFKKIKERVRNHKYRSVGDLEKDIMLLCHNAQTFNLEGSQIYEDSIVLQSVFKSARQKIAKEDESDEESVDDEDEEDEESESESKAVKVKIKLGKKEEKRHDKGKKRQSRIKAKPVVSDDESEEEQDDNDQSEGSGSDDE, via the exons ATGAAAACAGCATTCCCGCAGCTCTCTTTCTTTACTGATCAGCTGATGAAGAGACTAGCTGCACGCTGCTTTGCCGGGTTGTTAATTTTATCCCCTCTAACTGTGATTTCTGATAGCCGGCCTGCTGATTGCAGTAAG GCTGTTGAGGACGGGAACTTGGAGGAAATGGAAGAGGAAATCCGGCTTAAGAAACGCAAGCGTAGACGACATGTTGATAAAGATCCTGGAAAGGAGGAAGGCGAAAAACTGAAGAAGAGGCGAGGTAGACCTCCAGCAGAAAAGCTCTCTCCAAACCCACCTAAACTGACGAAGCAGATGAATGCCATTGTTGATACTGTAATAAATTACAAGGATGG AGCGAATCGCCAGCTAAGCGATGTTTTTTACCAGCTCCCATCTAGAAAAGAACTCCCTGAATATTACGAGTTGATCAGAAAACCTGTAGACTTCAAAAAGATAAAG GAAAGAGTTCGTAACCACAAATACCGGAGTGTAGGGGATCTGGAGAAGGATATCATGCTTCTGTGTCACAATGCTCAGACTTTCAATTTGGAGGGATCACAG ATATATGAGGATTCCATTGTTCTTCAGTCTGTGTTCAAGAGCGCCCGACAGAAGATTGCTAAAGAAGATGAGAGTGATGAAGAAAGTGTTGACGACGAGGATGAggaagatgaggaatctgaatcCGAGT ccAAAGCAGTTAAGGTAAAAATCAAGCTTGGTAAGAAAGAAGAGAAGAGGCACGACAAAGGCAAGAAGCGACAAAGCAGAATAAAAGCAAAACCAGTTGTGAGCGACGATGAGAGCGAGGAAGAGCAAGACGATAAT GACCAATCAGAAGGAAGTGGGAGTGACGATGAGTGA